aaaaaaaaaattggggacaTAAACCAAAAGTgggaattttcaattttgtgcaCTGACCTGAAATCATCCACAGTCAAAAGCGCAGCGGCTTGACCGCACAAGCTTCTATTATAGGGTGCAAAATCGCGGAACTCATGCATGAGCATGGCCAAAGCCCTGCAACGCTCTCCCCTAGCCAATAcagcaaaattacatatatgATCATTAGCCTTAAACATTAAATTTTGCGTTGTAGTTAGAAAGGACATGggagtaaaaagtaaaaagttatTAAGTTTAATTACTCTTCCAGGATTTCAAGGAATTTCTGTCTTCTAAGTTCATAATAGATTTTGGACGAGAACGAGTTTTCATGGACATCAGTGAAGCCATCGACATATTCCTCGGCTTGATCGAATGCTCCATTGTGCACCAGGTGCTCAAAATGCCTCATGTTGAAGTAAAAGCGTGATTCGCGTTCAAGGCTATCCAAGAAAAAACCAAGTAAcatgttatattatatatttccaAAGATGGACAGGAAAGTTGGAGATAAATTAAGAGAAAATTGAAAACCTACATGCGAGCTGTTTCTGTCAGGTTTTTAATTTCAAGGAATATAGTAATCATAAAAAGGAGCTCTCTGTTCGGATTAGAGTTAAGGTCAATGTTCTGGTTCTGGGCAGCCATAATCACAATAGACCTTTCATGTTCAaaccatgcaaaaaaaaaaaaaaatcagtacgTCAAAATGGTAACAAaactatgaaaaatataacaGATCTATAAGATTAATATTGATTTAATTTACAAGGAAGCAAACACTGGCGGAATCAATAATTTCACTTTTTGGGGACCAAATTAGCAGTAATATAAAAAGGCTAAATTTTTTTCCCTGTAGTGGtaactaattaataaattactgattgtacaaagagtttaaattttaagaaaagaaatgaatttaGTTAATCAATTTAACACTCTTTCTTCGCATATGAGCCTAAACAATACTTTTAGTGATGTCTAAGTTCTAATAATAAGTGAAATTTTCTCAGATGAGTAGTAAGGAGGAGAACGAATTtatgataaattatcaattatctcaaaattttaaatttttaaataaaaaaattaatttaataattccATCTACCAATAACAAGAACCCAACcgataaaaaacaaacacacatatgCGTAATTTTCACATGAAATTTGCTGTACTCTTAGATGTACTTTCATAgtcaatcatatataaatattataaattgacCTGAAATTTATGAAATCAATGAGACAggacaaagaaagaaatgtcAAACTTGGATGAGAAAAGTAAAGGGCAAAGGAAAGATTTCAAAGTGGctaaaaaaaagacttaagaTTTTTATTCTTCCTAGCTCTTTTGTGAAGTTCAGAGAAGAGAAGTCTCACTTGAAGAATTCTTTCTCTAGAtctgtctttctctctctctctgaagcTCAATTAGAGGCTGTGCATAGACATGGTTCGAGGAGCATCCAATTTAAAGAACAGGACCATGGTCATGTTTGGAAGGTTTGCCACATATGTATACGGTTTTGCATAGAGAAACACATTTGGACGTTACATGTAACACCCAATGGCCTCCATGCTACTGTGACAGATAATCACATTCACAGCCCCCAATAAGAAGTAAGAACTAACCATATATACTTGGGGCGTTTCAGAAACATGCTCCAAGAGCAGTGCTCCAGTTCTCTAAACACGAAGCAGTAGTGAATTTCGTGGCGGAGAACCCAAAGCTGTTCAATTTTACAGCATCTTCAGCGGTAACCTTTTACGGTCTTGTTGCACATTGTCTGTGAAATTACTTTTAGTAGCGGTAGTTTTAGTTTGGGAGAGTTTATTTTGGTTGATTtgtcaagtttaaaaaataagtaggaTAAACATATAGTTATATATAGGGAAAAAAGTTTAACATTccatttaaacaaaaaacaagttttacataaattaaataaactagaAATAAGTTGTGATATtattcataaaaagaaaaagaaaaaaaataggttgtgataaattaaatgatactttgttaatattttttttataattcaatgaAACGATGGGGGTAGGAAATTTAAACACTGAATATCTTCATTGGAAATATCAGTAAGTACCGGTTAAGTAATAAGAATCTTGGCAATTTAGGCCGGTAAGTTatggtttgaaaattttcacattgataaattattaaaattacttttgttATCTAAAAATAACGACACACTATCTTAGATTCTCAATACTTGTGAAAATAATGGTACTAGgcttattaattaattacaGTTAGTAATTCATTATTTTCCGGCAATACTTAGGATTACTTACAATTACTTAACAATGAGCACGTGTACTTAAGTGagattttacatttaaaaatagagTGGAACCTACATGGAATGAAATGTACTAATAACGACATACTATATCAATACTTATGAAAAGTATGACAATAGACTTATATGATATCTTAAAGTTAGTAATCCGTTATTGTCCAACACTAAGAATTGCATGCAGTTACTTACCAGTAAGCACGTGCACTCATGTGGGATTCTACATAATCAACGAAAAACTAACCCTAGatctaaaattccaaaaattacataaaaatatcaaaattaataaattacaaaaattaaattgcatATTATGTCCTACATCTTATCACTccatttgaaagaaaaaacacaTCCTAGCATTAATATTGGAGATTTGACATCGTTagtgttaaataaaataaatattttgaataattcAACCCTTTTGCCTTCTTCCAAAACTTGTAATTAATCAATTGAGcaacttgaaatttttgtttccttgatCTTCATGATGCAATTGAAAAGATTCACCAAATAACAGTTGACGATCCGATCAAATCTTTCAACGTACCCcaataaaatctataaaatttgaTGTATTGCCTACCACTAAAATAATGAGATCTTGATATTTGCAATCATCTTATTTGATTTCATCGAgaattttgacaattttctCTACAGTTTCTGCCTTATGAGATTTCAATTCACTTTAATCTTCATCAATTTTCTCAAGAACAtccatctcttctctctctttttttttcaaaatattttttatgcaaaTCAATTTCTTAACAAACAAATTTTCAGCTAGTCATgataaaacttaattttttttttcaatcacttcaatattttctttaagaaTTTACTTTGTATTATTAACCCTCAAATCTACTCCTGACACTTGAATTGTtattaacaaatttataatCAATAGTTCTATATAGCAATATATCATAATAAccatgagaaaataaaaatcctcTTTTCATTCTCATGTTTATACCAACACtagaaattctaacaattttcTTCTGGGGCGGTGGGTGGGGGTTTTGGGGGGCCAAGGCCCCCCtttgattttccaaaaatacccccctctctctctctctctctctctctctctctctctctctctctctctctctctctctctcttttaatgtttagaatttaaaatattgAGTAAGTTTTAAATAATGGCACTCTTtcgttgttaaaaaaaaagta
This genomic stretch from Castanea sativa cultivar Marrone di Chiusa Pesio chromosome 1, ASM4071231v1 harbors:
- the LOC142622438 gene encoding protein TOPLESS-RELATED PROTEIN 2-like encodes the protein MAAQNQNIDLNSNPNRELLFMITIFLEIKNLTETARILERESRFYFNMRHFEHLVHNGAFDQAEEYVDGFTDVHENSFSSKIYYELRRQKFLEILEEGERCRALAMLMHEFRDFAPYNRSLCGQAAALLTVDDFRTYQIRTGHGDINEARRLAMDEIRRCIHVNPAFHGKLEPPDIISSLQRAFMLANSRNQQQNEVGGNGDPAPPNN